In Terriglobus aquaticus, the genomic window ACAGCGAACTCTTATTCTATGAGTACGAAGAGTAGGTCAGCGCCCCGGTCGCAGCCATTCCCCTTTTGGGCTACTCAGGCTTTCGCAGGTTCAGCAATGCTCGATCGCCTCACCCTTCGCAGAAACATACGGGAGATCCAGTTCCGGCCGGTTGAAGCTGTTCCCGGAACCTGATCGGAAAGAGGAATGGTCGACAGCACCGGCAATTCCAAAAACGCCCACACGTCCCGCTCGCTCCTCATCGACGTATCGCGGAACTCCAGCAAGAGCACGATTGCCAAACCCAGCGCCAGCCCACCGGCTGCACCCGCCGCCAGAAACACCGGCCGCTTTGGCGAAAACGGAGCTTCCGGCAGATTGGCTGCATCCAGCAGACGGAACTGTTCGCCCTGCTGGCGGTTCTGCAGGTCGGTCGCCATCTGCGCGGTCTGGATTTTGTTCCGGAGGTCGTTGTAGAACGCCTGCGCTGTATCATTATCGCGCGTCAGCTCTTTATACTGCGCCGCAATGGCGGGGCTCGCCATCAGCTTGGACTGGTACGAGCCAATCTGGCTCTGAATCTGAGCCTCCTGCGCACGTCTCTCGGCGATCTGCAGATTGTCCGACTGGATCTGCGCTTTGAGCTGCTGAATGGCCGGAGTGTCCGGGACCCGGATGGCCACTTCCGGACTTCCCGGTCGGCTTGCGCTCTGGCGGGGCAGGGACCTGCGAAGCTCTGCAATCTGGCGGTCTACTGCAATCACATCCGGATAGCTGGCCGTATAGTGCGTCAGCATCTCCGCTTTCACTGCCTGCAGGCGCTGGATCTGCTGAGCAACCGGGCTTTCCGTCGGCACGTCGGTGCCCGCGCTCATGGCCGTCTGCTTTGCCGCTTCGTTGTTGGCGGCCACCTGTTGCGCCAGCATGGTTTCCGTCAGCGCCTTCTCGCGCTGCAGGCTCCCCAGAGCCTGCGTGATCGACTCAAGCTGTCCATTCAGGGAAGCGAGCATGTTGCTGTTCGTGCCCTCTTCGCCCGGCAGTCGCCCCAGATACTGCACTTGGA contains:
- a CDS encoding GumC family protein is translated as MLGHRSLVMADYISILKRRGWIVLIPLVILPIIAVAFSYTIPPQYLSQTSVLVEGQRVAEGIVKPVISTDLDSRLGSMKERILSRSSLQPIVDRYNLYADKKASMDDRIDMARKNIDVKTIASETGRGLPGFFISFKAGDAHTAQQVCTEITSLFINESLKSSSEAAGGTVDFLRSQLEDAKRKMDEQDAKLAQFQVQYLGRLPGEEGTNSNMLASLNGQLESITQALGSLQREKALTETMLAQQVAANNEAAKQTAMSAGTDVPTESPVAQQIQRLQAVKAEMLTHYTASYPDVIAVDRQIAELRRSLPRQSASRPGSPEVAIRVPDTPAIQQLKAQIQSDNLQIAERRAQEAQIQSQIGSYQSKLMASPAIAAQYKELTRDNDTAQAFYNDLRNKIQTAQMATDLQNRQQGEQFRLLDAANLPEAPFSPKRPVFLAAGAAGGLALGLAIVLLLEFRDTSMRSERDVWAFLELPVLSTIPLSDQVPGTASTGRNWISRMFLRRVRRSSIAEPAKA